TAAAACCTCGTACTGCATAATTCGCTGTATTCGTTTATGATTTATGAGACTTTCAATCCGAAGCAAGGCAGTGTTTTTCGAATCCATACCGGAACTAGAGTGCTGAGTACAAAGCTGAACTACTTTCACGACCATCGGATCTGGACACTTGCTCTCCCAAGCTGTCTTCAGGTCGCTCGAGCAATTCCAAGCCATGCACAAGCCTCAGACATCGTCACTTCTTTTCGAATGGACTCGACCCAAGCGATAACGACTTTTGCTTCCACCTCTTTTCGAGTTTATTGTACTTTTTCAGCAGATCCAATTGCTGTTTCGACAATCGGTTTTCTGCTTTGACTTTTTCGAGTTCTGTCTTGTGTTCTGTACCTCTTCCGTAGCTATATTGCTTACCAACCGGTTGATCTAAGGGATGTAATTCTCCTTTTCGATACAATATCATCCACGTTTTTAATTGTGACTTATTTCGTATTTCGAGCTCATCCATAACCTCTTTCACGAGTACCTCTTCCAATCTCATTTCTATGGCTTTCATCTTTAATTCCACGGGATAACTCACTCTTGTTGTCATTACAAAAACACCTCCAAGATGATCTCCTTATCTTACGACAAGGTTTCATTCTCTTAGTGGTGTTTTGACTTGTCTCACGTTATGGGGTCAGTCCAAAGCTCTAAGCGCATATTGTGGTATTTTTTTATTTTCGTAATATAGCCTAATTTATAACTGATGATAAGATAATAAAAACAAACACATACTATAAAATCAACTAATTTATTATTTTCGATACTTTTGTACCGTCAAACCTATCACCCCATCCTCTATTTTCTTTAATAGAGTAAATCAAAAATGACTGAATATCTGGTAAAGGGAAATTACTGTGGTTCATAAAATTGATAATCTTCTGCAATGAATTCAAACTATTTTCACCATATCCTTCAATTACAGAATAAGCATGGCTAATACCTAATTCATAAATATCTCTAATTGAAGTATTTATCGATCTATCAATATATTGATATAATTTAAATAAATATAGAAATTCATCTTTACTCAATCGCTCAAACTCATGTTCTTCATAAGTTTGAAACTCCAGCAAATTTTCAGGAATTAATTCAACTACAACTTCATTCCAATCATCTAAATATTGAGTACTAGTAAATTCCCATAAATAGTTCAATACAAGATTCCAATCATTAACATCATATTTGAGAGTTAAAATTATGTTTTCAAAACAGCTTATCCCATATGCTACCCTACCTCTCAACGATATATATTTAAATTGCTCCATATCCATGTCTACTTCTCTCCTTTAGTCCAACCCGTTATAGCATCAGCAACCGTCCCCTTGAAAGTGCTTGTACAATTTTCACAAGCCAATTTTGTTTTTCCAAAAGATGAACGTGTTGTTTCGATCGTAACTAAATATAAGTCATTTAATTTCGCATTCTGATTCAATGCTTGATTAATTGCATCTACTTCTGAACAATTTCCTATCTTATAACCATTGAGAGAATTTTTAGGCAATATCCCATCTTGATTTTTGTTTCCAAATAACACTGTATTTTTCACATCTCCACTTAGATCCACTCCTTTGTTCATACCATAATAGTAATTACCTGTTTTTGCATCGTAAGCTAGAGTGGCCGTATTAAAAAGATCCCTTTTTCTATTTGACGGCGCTATTGATTTCTGCATATTAGACCACTCACTAACAGAACTTAGTAACTCTTCATCGGATGGTATCCGTGGTACATCACCTTTACTCGCACCCTCAGACTTTGTTTCCCACTTACTCAACCCTAACGGATCGATGTAACTTACGGGATTCCCGTTGACATACGCATACCGGTTAAACGTCTGCCCATCCTGAATCTCTCCGCGAATTACATCCCGGTTCAGGAACCGTTTCAGCTTCGGATCATAGTACCGTGCTCGCATGTAATACAGTCCATTGGCATCGGTCATGACCCCATCTCGACCATTATACGCAAACGGTTGCTGGGTTAATCCTTCATGTTGCTCCAGTTCGCCATATAATCCATACGTATAGCGGTCCGTCACCCGGTTCTGCTCATCCGTCAGCAACGTCGTACTACCGCGCAGATCGTAGTGGTAGCTCAGATACGTGCCATCTGCATCTTCACATCCGATGAGCCCCAGACCATAGATGTAACGGGATTTCACATTCCCTTCCCCGTCCATCTCCATCAGCACCCGGCTCAGTTCAGGTGCATCGTCGATGACATAGCGGGTCACTTGCCCTCGCTGCGCAAGTTCAATCCGGTCTCCCTGCGGGTTGTACCGATATTTCAGTTTCCCTGCCTTCACCAGACGGTTACGGGCATCGTATTCGTAGGCCGAAGCCGTGCTACCATCCGTTGCATACAGCAGATTCCCGTTGGCATCGATCTCGACGGGATAGTCCCCTACCCGCTGAAGCCGGTTATCCCAGGTGTAGTGCAGATGCTGGATTGGTAGTGTATTCGTGTATTCCGTTTCAGATGTCCCTACCTGTTCGCTTGTCAGGTTCCCCGATGGGTCATACGTGTAGTGTACAACACGGCCTGGCTCGGCGCCACTGCGTAGGCGTTTCAAGGTATCGTACGTGTACTGTTTGTTTTCTTCCTTCAGCAGCAAGCCGCTTGGGCTGTATTCGTACTTGAATTGCTGTAAACGAATGCCTTGTCCGCTCGTATCCGTCAGGCGAGTCAGTTGGCCTGCGACATCGTATTCCCGCTGCTCCTGGCTGCCGTTCGGGCGCCGGGTGTCGATGAGCTTCCCGCTTGCATCATAGCGGTACCGGGTCAGGCGGCCGTTCCAGTCCTTCACTTCAGCCAGTTCACCCGTGGCTTGGTAACGATATTCTACTACTTTGCCATCCGGATAGGTCAGCGCCGTCATCCGGCCTGCAGCATCATACGCATATTGCAGCAGATGACCAAACCCATCGGTTCGGGTGAGCAATCGGCCTGCCGCATCGTAGGTTCGTTCCTCATGCTGCTCGGCTTCCAGCACACGGGTCACCTGTCCATCCGGCGTGTAGGTCAGTACGATTTCGCCTGCTTCATCCGTGGCACGGATCAGGCGGCCCGCGGCATCATACGTGTACCGGGTTTCTTGTCCCTTGGCATCCAGCTTAGCACTTAGCCAGCCACGATTATCATAGCTGTACGCCGTCCGTGCGCCTGCCGCATTTGTTTCCTGCAGCAAGCGACCACTGCGGTCATACGTTAGACGGGTCTCGTTTCCACTGGCATCAGTGTAGCTCGTATTCCGATCTTCCCCATCCCATGTCTGGCGATAGGTCACTTCATCTGCGCCTTCGCCTTGAATGACTTCGGTCAGACGGTGCGCGGCATCGTAGCGATAATGGCGGGTATGCCCATCCGCGTCGGTATCTTCGACGCGTTGATGGAGAGCATTGAACCGCAGCCGCGTCATGTGGCCGAGTCCATCCTGCCATGCCACGGGACGACCAGCCGCATCATAGGTCAGCTGCTGGACCGTCCGGCCTTCGCCATCGATGACGGAGACAAAGCGCCCTGCACCATCATAGTGATACCGTGTGATGTGTCCTAACGCATCGGTCACGATCTGCAATCGACCTGAAGTGTCATAAGAAAGTTGAGTCGTTTCGCCGAGCGCATTCGTTTCAGCAATCAGGCGGTTTTCGGCATCATAAGTATACTGCCGGGTATTACCGAGCGCATCGGTGATGGTCGCCACTTCCCCGTTAGGCGTATACGTATACTGCATGGAGGCTCCAGACGGACGGGTCTCCCGTATGCGCTGCCCACTGGCATCATACACGGTCTGCCACATGAGGCCTAGCGGGTCGGTGATAGATGTCAGGCGATCTGCGCCATCGTAGCTCCGGCGACTCACACTTCCTGCGGCATCCTTCAGTTCGACCAGTCGGCCTGCTTCATCCCAGCCCACCTGTAAACGTCGGCCTTCCGGATCCAGCGTATGCTGCAGCTCGCCGGTCTCGCTATAGGCATAGGTCCAGATAGCTCCTGTAAAGTCCTGGTACGTAGCCGTTTGTCCCATTTCAGTGTAGGCCCACTTGGCTGTACTGCCATCTGGACGGGTCACTTCGGTCAGTCGTTGTTGTTCATCGTATTGGTAGCGGGTTACGCCACCTTCGGCATCCGTTTCACGCGTGACTTGGTGGTGTGAGGTATAGTGATATTCCGTTTCATGACCCAGCGGATCAATTTCACGGATCAGATGCCCTTCTTCATCGTAGACATACGTCGTCGTTTCGCCCAGTGGGTTGGTGACACTGGCCATCTGTCCTTGTGGCGTGTAGGTATAACGAGTTATACCGCCATCTTCGGCATGCACTTCGAGGAGCTGTAAGGCATCATCATGCACGAGGGTGCGTGTCTGACCCAGCCGATTGGTCACGGTAGTCCACGTCTGACCCGGATGACTCTCGGTATCATATGCCATCCGCCCTGCTGCACCGGATGGGTCGGTTTGCGCAATGATTCGGTTTTTCTCATCGTAGGTATTAGTAAACTGAACAACGCCGGCTTCGCTCAGCGACATCAGACGCCCTTCGCCGTCATGGGTCATTTCCGTGATCGTACCGTCCGGTTCGGTTAGACGCACCAGAAATCCTGTGCTATCATAGCCAAA
The window above is part of the Paenibacillus sp. 1781tsa1 genome. Proteins encoded here:
- a CDS encoding RHS repeat-associated core domain-containing protein, with amino-acid sequence MLDFLPVVGNVKGIIEAITGRDLLTGEKLAWYERGLAVLGPLGKGANKAASLFKYADEAMDLTGKAVKHADDAADAAKTVGRNADEAIDAIPTSPNKAGVPGNSTREAGEDIAGATPKSTKAGEAPVGSRDTGDAPMTSNKPAGKADDAPSDAGSTRHDTGLTDAEKAAAAAGTGSAAAASMIKKTPGGNAPKGAEAPGAPKSKNVDSSPHQPSTGRTTETQNPQKSHAESKVEDPIHAATGHQFMNHRLLTLHGAADWHFTLIYHSGLLQRGELGPAWTHQYGLRLDITPKDYQTETEASDAFQPIVDVCWTPGRKNRFTHQGDGFYRSDDLDVNHDELTYTEQGWLYTARSPRETYQFDLNGVLLRHTNKDGLSLDLVYDEEGKLQQLQDRVTGRALTLDYTAEGNLAVVRDALREATFGYDSTGFLVRLTEPDGTITEMTHDGEGRLMSLSEAGVVQFTNTYDEKNRIIAQTDPSGAAGRMAYDTESHPGQTWTTVTNRLGQTRTLVHDDALQLLEVHAEDGGITRYTYTPQGQMASVTNPLGETTTYVYDEEGHLIREIDPLGHETEYHYTSHHQVTRETDAEGGVTRYQYDEQQRLTEVTRPDGSTAKWAYTEMGQTATYQDFTGAIWTYAYSETGELQHTLDPEGRRLQVGWDEAGRLVELKDAAGSVSRRSYDGADRLTSITDPLGLMWQTVYDASGQRIRETRPSGASMQYTYTPNGEVATITDALGNTRQYTYDAENRLIAETNALGETTQLSYDTSGRLQIVTDALGHITRYHYDGAGRFVSVIDGEGRTVQQLTYDAAGRPVAWQDGLGHMTRLRFNALHQRVEDTDADGHTRHYRYDAAHRLTEVIQGEGADEVTYRQTWDGEDRNTSYTDASGNETRLTYDRSGRLLQETNAAGARTAYSYDNRGWLSAKLDAKGQETRYTYDAAGRLIRATDEAGEIVLTYTPDGQVTRVLEAEQHEERTYDAAGRLLTRTDGFGHLLQYAYDAAGRMTALTYPDGKVVEYRYQATGELAEVKDWNGRLTRYRYDASGKLIDTRRPNGSQEQREYDVAGQLTRLTDTSGQGIRLQQFKYEYSPSGLLLKEENKQYTYDTLKRLRSGAEPGRVVHYTYDPSGNLTSEQVGTSETEYTNTLPIQHLHYTWDNRLQRVGDYPVEIDANGNLLYATDGSTASAYEYDARNRLVKAGKLKYRYNPQGDRIELAQRGQVTRYVIDDAPELSRVLMEMDGEGNVKSRYIYGLGLIGCEDADGTYLSYHYDLRGSTTLLTDEQNRVTDRYTYGLYGELEQHEGLTQQPFAYNGRDGVMTDANGLYYMRARYYDPKLKRFLNRDVIRGEIQDGQTFNRYAYVNGNPVSYIDPLGLSKWETKSEGASKGDVPRIPSDEELLSSVSEWSNMQKSIAPSNRKRDLFNTATLAYDAKTGNYYYGMNKGVDLSGDVKNTVLFGNKNQDGILPKNSLNGYKIGNCSEVDAINQALNQNAKLNDLYLVTIETTRSSFGKTKLACENCTSTFKGTVADAITGWTKGEK